AATATCGTTGGCCACACTCCACGGACCAGATCTCGACACTTTTGTGAGTCCAGCAGTGGAATTTGTTGATGAGCTGCATCCTTCGGCCTACTGTGGAATGACCTATAAGGATTCCTTGCAAGCCAACGCCCACGAATTGATTGAGGTACAGCCGTGCCTTGACCAACCCAAGCCCCAAACCATCTGATTACTTATATTAATTTATCAATCAGCAATAACATAATGTTACTCAAGTGGCGTGAACTTGTGAATTGGCAATTTTAGTTGTTTTGCTTCTCCTTGCTACATATATATATTTCTCTTAATTATTtcattcaattataatttatagttattataatttaattaataataataataattacattatATAATCAAATTGATGGGATTTATAAATAAGTTGAATGTGAATTTCACGAGttaaataagaaaattaaacATGAGCCcgatttaaatttatcaaaatccAAAAAAAGGTGAGTTCATACTCTAAATCAGACTTGAAACTTAAATATATTGAAAATATAATAGATCGAgactgacttttttttttttaaacttgatTGGTTTAGACTCCTGTATATTTCACTAAACAtacatgttatatatatatatatatatatatatatatatataaacagagTTGAGTTCAGGAAGAGATTGATCCTTCATTCCTTCCTCCCTCTCTTCCTAAAAAAGAAAGACCAGCAACGATCTCTTCCATGCCTGTATCACAATTAATAACCAATCTTAAAACCCACCAATTTGGAGGAAATTGACTGTGAGTTAAGGAAAAAGGATATCATAAACATGGGAAATTCTTTGTTTCAAtttgttatttatttttctttaacaaAGACTTTGACCCCTAAAGGCAGATCAGAGGATGCAaggaaattgtatatgaaaaACTTCAATTCtatgttatttttttaataataataataataataattccacAACAAaatgagaaattaaaaaaaaattattttttgctGGTAATGAAGGAAAAATCTTTTCTTGGTCCATTCAGCAATTTAATTACCAAGATTCCCGTGTCATGCTCTGTATTGCAAAAGGACAAGTTTCTGAGAAATTCCCCTACTCCCCCAATTATTTTGCAAGCCAATTGTGGATCTAAATTAACTGTGAATCTAAACTTGAAAAAATAAGCAATTCATCATGGTATACCTGGTGCTGCTGTTCCTACTGCTACTTCTGCTGCTGCTGTCACCGCTTTTTGAGCTTCCACTATTGCCACTAAATCCACCATTTTCAGTCTCTCCAGTCTCCAAGAATTTTTGCTTCCACCACTCATTTTCTACAACTTTTGCAGATCCATCTAATAGCAGAGGCTTTGGAGACACAGTTCCATCTCTTGTACTATTATTCATCGCTAAAttattgttcttcttcttcttcttctttcttgaaCTCCAAGAAATTGGAAACACCATCTTCAGAAGAAACCCTCCATTGTCTATGCTTTCACTTCTGTTCACTTGCCTTCTTTTatcattctttttcttctctgcTTTTTCCCTTGCATTAAAATCTTCACCATTTATACTCCTTTCTTTACTAAAATTCTCTTCCTTAGTCTGATCAACCATGCTCCTCTTCTCTATAGTCTGATCAACCATGCTCCTCTTCTCTACAATATCTCTCAAAGATAACTCGAAACATCCCTCAGGCATTCGACTCACCATCTCCATGAGCTCTTTCTGGCCTCTGGCAACCTCTTGAGCTCTCGACGATGGAGAAAGACTTCGATAGTGGTTCTGGCGATGTTGGGGACTTCTGGGTGGACTTGTTCTCCACAAAGGTGGGGAACATATCCCAGAATCTTCATCATCTGTAAACTTTCTCTCAGCTCCAAATCCCGGCAAGCTATTCCGTTTCTGGTAATTGGCATAATTCTGTGCCGTTTTCTGAGCTCGGAAGCCATAATTTGTGGTACCGTGGCCTTTATAACTGTCACTTATTCGGCTAGTAGTATGATTGGAAAAATGTAGATGGTTGGTTTCAGGAGATTTTGTGGCAGGATCTTGCATCGTTTAATTTCTGGATCGAAATCAGGATAAGAGAAGTTGAGATTTTCTGGTAAAAAGAAAAAAGTTgggatttttctcttttttttttttttctgaagggGAAATGGGTGTGGAGGCAATTAAGCATCACCATAAATactgataaattataaaatacattTTATAGATTAAAAATAGTGCACTTTGCGCTAAAAAAACACAATTTTCCCGTCAATTTAAGAGAATGAGATTAGACTTGACCAAGAGTTTTGGTCAGAATCAAACCAAATTGAaaacaaattaatttaaatcaaatcaaaattgattgaatTCATGATTGATTTGATTGgtttgattttaaattaaaattaaatttttttatttaaaaaattaataaatttgaaaatataaattattaaatttaaccaaaattaaattaaatcagaaTTAAAATCAAAACTGAAACCTTGAAAGGTTTTATGGAGCAGGTTTATATCCTCAATGAAATAGGGTTAGTACCAATTTGGAATCAAAACTGATAATCAAATTTAAATGAAAAGTGTATCATTGTGAGTAAAAATTGCATAAAGATTCTCCTCAAAGagataatgtgatgtcattttctTTGCAATGAAGTTTTTAATGGTGAGTCATGAAGGGTGGGACCCTTTTAGCCTCATAAAAGTCAAGTTATTCTAGATGGTGGGTCTTGGTTTGTAGGGCCCATTTATCTCCTCACATTGTATGCATGTTTTTTACTTTTCCTATTTCTTGTCTTTTAAGGAGCTTTAGCCTTTGTTTGGCCCTTCTTTTTACATATATATTGGAAAAGACCAAAGAGAAAAATAATTtgttagaaaatattaaaaattaatttaaaattaaatttaatatattttagtgataaaatttttaaaataataaaataaattttttaaaattctttatTTATACTACTTTCTTTAATTTCAATGTCAAAGAGGGCTTACATCTCAaactttttattacattttatgtTGTTTAGGTGAGCTTACCAAACTTTNNNNNNNNNNNNNNNNNNNNNNNNNNNNNNNNNNNNNNNNNNNNNNNNNNNNNNNNNNNNNNNNNNNNNNNNNNNNNNNNNNNNNNNNNNNNNNNNNNNNATATTTGTCTTTGATTTGTATTTCGCTTAAACTTCTTTTATCAAATAGAACAAacatttttttttccctctctctcttttctaATAATGAGTAGGAGAGGGGGAAAAACTATTCTAGActttttattttgtgaaaaataacttataaatgaaaaatattctatttagaaattattttctaagaaaatgttttctatgaaaatatttttcattatttggttAGAATATTAAATTAATCGTATGTGTTTATAtaatgtatatataaatattttcgcATTTTAATAGAATTGTCAAAATCTGAAAAATAACCTCTTCTTCACAGAAAAAGAagtcatttttcttaaaaataacttaattttcttttttaccagaaaaataatttttgttaaCTAATTTCCTGAGTACCtcaaatatgaaaaaatatttttcaaaaaaatattttctgcaaAACAATTGGAGTCTAAAGCAAAACAAGCAAACCAAAGTCTAATTGATCAATTAACGTCCACTCTGGAGTCTTTAGCAGGTTGTAATTTTATGTTGCCTCATTTCAAGCTCAACATAATGTCaggttaaaaaattaataataagggATTTGGTATTTTCCAAGTAGAAAAAATCAAATATCTCAATGCTTGTTGGAAAAACACTAGAGACAAAGTTAGCTTAATCAGTATCACAGGTAATATAAACATTTGTAACTGATGAATGAAAACAGGGTGAGGACATAGGTTCTGAATTCACTAGAGACTATATGCTTTCAGGTTCTGAATTCACAGCATCACCATCTCCGATAGTATGCGAATGCAGATGACCACCGACGCAAGAGACATATCATTAGGTTTCTTTGAACTTGAGTTGCCTCCATCAAAATGTCCAAAGCCCTTTTGTCTTCCTCCCTGCTTTATTGTTACTTCTTTTTATGTGGGAATTATTCTCTCATCCAAGAGTATCCATTGTGTGCACTGTTGTTAGAATTTTACTATTCTCAATTCGGATCTTACGATTCGATTTGATTATTTGTTCTAGTGATTTGAATTTAGAGGGTGAATCTTAATTATATTTGAATGTAATTGAATCTTATGATTTGATAATAAGTTAGGTGAATCAATACTAGTCCATCAATTTGTCATTCTTTTTCTGGAGTGTTGTTAGACTTatagtttcaaaatttaatatttcaCTCCATTTGTTATTGTGAAAAGTGTACACAAAACCTTTCCTTAGCTATTTTTCTTCTATTAGTCATTCTTttccctctctctcttcttttgatttcttttttgtttaatttatttcTCTAAATATATTGTCAAATTATGTCATTTTATAGTAATATATTCTGACCTTTTAATTTAATCCACTAtcttttttcattatttaattatttattccaATTTAAATGGCCGTTTCAGCACATACACAATAATAATCATCGTCTACGATTCATAATTTGTGATATAAAACTATATAAATATGttgttttattaaaatatcattCTTAATTATTAGCAAAATGATAATTCTGTATTTATCAAAATATgtcattgtaattttttttacttattttttaaaatatatcatttttaattaatattaaaattttttatcgaATATTACAATTCGATTTGATCTTTATtcacaaaataaatattttaattctcGATTAGAAACCTAATTTTACAACTGTGATTGCATGTACTGCATTTTTATTAACttcctgatttaattgaaataagAGAGGAAAAGATATTTGTTATATAGTTAAGCAGGAGTGAATAAGTGATGTTATTTCTTCTTTATCGTTTGATTGAACTCTGACTCGTGTTTTAATTCATAACTTTACAGTTTTAAAAATGTTTCCAATACTATTAAACCAAAATTTTGTAATGCAATTTGTTCTTGTTGTCCCATTTTGATAGGTTGTAAAGCAAAATATATTGATTTGGGCATTCTTAAAGCAAAATATAATGATTTggtatttttttctttctttgtaCTATCTTTTGAGAGTAAGTTAAATTCAGTCTATTTTTCTTATTATGGTATCAAAGTCAACAATCTTGAAGTGTGAGGGAGGTGTGTTATCTCACATCGATCAGGTATAAGGTAAGATTGCTAAATATATAAAGACTTGGATAATCCTTGATTCTTTTTTGAGTTAGCTTTTTAAAGGAGTTAGTTCCGATCCACTTTCTTACCGTTGTTTGATAACTAAGCATGTGCGCGCAGGGAATTGCAGAGGGGATTAGTTTTTGCATTTCTCATAACATTGGTCTTTTTTTATGCATGCTGTTATAATTTAATGGAGTTACGATATTCTTTTCCCTCATTCCAGGGTGCCTGGAATGAATCAAGCTAATTAAAATACCTTGATTTCGGTTTAAGTTGCACGCATGTCCTTACAGATGATGAAATTACTTCTCTTGATATTTTTCTACTTATTCTCCTTCTCGTATGCTTCCAATAGAATGCATGCAGGATCTGTGCGCAAAGAAGAGGAATGAAGAATTTTTTGTAAAATAGTGGAGAAAGAAGAAAAATGCAGGATCAGTCACATGATAATAATCTGAAATATAGTAGAACTGGTGATAACATGCATCTAATTTTTTTAGTAGGGAATTTGAGAATGAAGACTCGAATCTGAATCTATTAGGTGAGTAATATACTTTCAGCCGCTAGATCAAACTATACACCACAACCAATTGATTTAAGCACTTCAACATTAACTCTAACTAGAGGGGATAAATTTAGACTCTATCGACTTATAACTTGttttaatatgaaaaattaaggTTTAATTAAGAGTAAATCCAATTATTTGCATTATTCAATTTGAAATTGATCCATTTGCATTgatctaattaatttaaattttgatttaaaaattaaaaaaataaaaattaatttttctgataaaaataaatattttgatcaaaattatttatatattgcaAATGGATTTGAATCTGGCCTCAAAATACTCAAGCAATTCAGAAAGTAACTCAAATcaacttaattaaaataaatctacaacttaattaaaaaaaaactaaataatctACAACTTAAAATAATTCGAagtctttttttaattaaaaataaaaatcgaAGTCAAATAACTCGAATATAATCCATATGATACAATTAATTAATCCACATGCACCCcccaaaaaaaatctaatatccaattaaaaaaaaaacttaaatagcATCACTAgccaaaataattatatataaaatatctcTTACGGTCTTGgctatgaagaaaaaaaaaatttgatcgattgtataaaaaaaatatatgtttatTTATTAATATGGCCAATCCTTCCACTATTTTAAATATCATgctgtatttttctttttttgtaacaTGAAATATAAGATTTTGTTAACAAAAGATGATAGCATGATGAAATCAAGTTCTGACAAATGACTATTCGATGAgcctataataattaatttttttaaattaagctcTAACTAAatttcgattttaatttataataattctaataataattCATTAAGTTTTAATTTGTAGTAAAATTCATATTTCAAATTCTTAACTTGGAAGGATATATACCTAACTcacggtatatatatatatatatttccaatTTCAAGTTTTAAATTGTATCTTATACTTAATACTTTGCCTATTTTTTCAACTACATTAAGCAGAAGTAACCTTCGCTTGAGAGAATCTTATAAAGAAAGAAACTACAAGTTTTAAAATGCTTAAAACTCAAGttcaattattatatttattggaaaagtttaatttagtttatttttaatttttatttatattaattcaaaattttcaatttagctcaaaaatttagaaatttaactttttaatttttcagtttaaatcaaatcaagaaattaagaaatttaaccaaaaaataaagaaattaaacttcttaattttttatttattagttGTAGTAGTGAACTATTTAATAGTGGTTTAAAGTaaaaatattcaaaaaaaaaaattaaattaactgttAAATACAAAAATAGTACCTGCTTGTATAATTACTTATGCCatcaaataatatataaataaaagaggTGAGATTTTGATCATAATTAAAAAACTAAATATACTTTAAAAGTTATTATTATCCGGAAATGGTGGTTTCTTGTAGGCAACATAGGAATACATCATATGCAAGAAAGAGTGTCAATACACGTTTCGGAACCATTCACAGAAAATCAGCATTTGTAAAGAATAAGATCATATTGAAGGCGTGGCTGGGAACTATACAATTGCCGGTTTATGgttctttttattaattttatcttGAGATTTATGCATGTTAAATTAAATCATTTCAGTTATTTTACGAGTGCACGTTAAGAGTCAAATCTAATCTGATCTGATCATTCATTGCAAATCTCTCtcaaccatatatatatatatatatatatatatatatatatatataaacgagGCCATTACAGTGAACTTTCTCTTATTGTATTTGAGGTCAATGACCAGAAACtatatttgaatggttgtttatacAAAACCAACATTTAAAGAAAGAGCAAAGGCTGACAGGCAGTTATGATATAACATAACTAGACTGTTCAGTAGCTATATATGAATGTACTTAACACCATGTGGTATATATATGATTAACCAGATAATTAATTAAGCAAGAAAGGAAAATGTAgtttcttttttaatttcttattttttaacactttttccaaaaAGGAAATTCTTAGATAACAGTTAGTATGCTTTATGAGGTTAGGATATATCATGGGCAGGAAGGAGAATCTATTTGTAGCAATTTATAGTTTAATCGGtggcatttatttatttttttatgtttatcTTTTTCCTTAAAATGatgcatttatttttttaaattaaattaaaataaaatttcatttaattaatgaTGCATTTATTCTTTTTATGTTTATTGTGAACTGATTTGGTTTTGACCCCCAGCCTGAATTCTCACCTAATTCATTTATCACTTTTTTAGaatgtaaaattttataagaattcaattcaattaattttttttattaatttttatattcggAATGACGAAATTTTAAAGGAGATggagtaaaataaaattttataaaataaaaattttcaaattatggtTTTTCATGGTTTTCAAAActtcataattttttaatttttttgtgtttAGGGGAAAGGGAAAGTTTTTATTAAAGTGTTTGaatgttttaaaaaattaaattttacaaaTCCACCAATTTGGTAAATTGAAAAATAGAAGCTTTTATAGGTTTTCAGTTATCTGAGAACAAATTGTGAGACTTCAATTCTCACATATGGAAATCTAAGTATCATTTTGTGAGAATTCAATTTTCGCAAATGATTTATTTCGATAAAAGTCTTAATGAGTTtttaatctttaaaaaaaaaattctccaaGAACCCTCACCAACGACAAATTATTAGGTGTACCCGGTGTACATGCACATTTACCAATAAAACAGTGGGTCCTATCTTTCTATTTATATTGTGTAACTGTTTTTATATGAGTATGTAGTGCACTATTTTTTAGTGCACTGGATGTACTGTATAATTTGCCCTCACTAACACCCATCTAGTCATGATAGCACATTCCTTGACTTACTTTGGATAATCAAGATTGAAAATTCTTACCTAGACCCGGTCTATCATGAACTCAATATACAATTATATGGGacccatatatttaataaattagtcTCACCATGCATCTTGTATCTTGGGTCAATGTGGTTCgagtttaaataagaaaaattcaatAAAGATATTAGGGGAATTATTATTTTGCAAAAATTATATGAAAAGCGAGAGAGCTCTATGAATCAGGAGAAGCTCAGCTTCATTGGCATCGTTGAAATCATGGGGGGCCAATTGGGCAAGAAAACATGCATCTCACCAAACCAAAGTTTTCTCTTAAAACACCTCCCATGCCGCTGAATCCAAACCTTCCAAAAATAGAGCCTTTGGTGTTCCCTTTTAAATAGTTAGAGGGAGGTGGATTCCAATGCAAGATAGGCCTTGTGACTCTAGTGTTTGTGCAGGATCATTTGGAGACCTGTGTATGGAAGGTAAGCACTTCCACTTTTCATCCAAAGAGACACTTTAAAAATGGGATTTTTTTTTTGCCTAAACTTAGTCTAGTAAATCAAGACCAGACTCGAATACTTGTGTTTTTCGTATTTCACGAGGACTTATAGTTTTAGATAGATTCTTTATTTTCTtggataaattttatttatatttcttagTCTAATTAGAACTCTAAAATATTACTTCTAATTCTACTTAATTTaggtttttaaatatattttttatttagattaaaaattttaGGATTTGGAACTCTATAAATTccaattatattttctttatgtacaagtttttagatttattttaatgaaattttcttcttaataaaGCTGATTTGCTTTATTTTATCTTTAGATTCTAGATTGAATACTGTATTTCTTAAGATCTTATATTATATCTTATTTATCTTGAAGAGTTTGATCAATTCTTTTCTGCGCTATACGACACCATGGTGGTGATAATCAACCTCATAACAATGATCAGGGGTTGTCAACTGTTTAGAGAGCAATCAAAGAAATTATATTTGGGTCTAGTCTTAATTTGTGCACCGCATCACTACCTATCACCCAATCACGCACGATATAAAATATGTGATGACATTCACTCATTAAATACATGAATTGAGTCTATAGCAATTTGAGTTTAGGCAAGAATTTCTCCTAACAATAATGGTACTGCACAATGCTCTACATGACATGGTTGGGCGCCTTTAAAAGAAACGTCATTTTGCAGGAGCCatatgatacatgcattttgcatagtcatttaggtttaatttcatgcccattttatttaattgttagtcacttttagttaattttattagtaatttagatagtttttcatgattgccaatttttggattaatttataattttactttattttgtaggaaaaatggtatttttgagggactaaaaaagaaattttgccaatgAGGAATGATTTCTACAACCAAAGATATCAAAAAACAAGTTTGAAAGTTGAATTATGCAGTGGCTAAATTGTGCATGACTTGcagcataagttgtgcagttctgcacagggagaagaagcaatttttcctttcctgccgaaatctgcataagtcacTGCATGACTTATGTAGACTTGCTccttgcttatgcagcttcacacaGAAGGCCCAGAAAtctgccgaaaactgcataagggactgcataacttatgcagtctacttatgcagttttatagagtcttcataatgagctggcagaagattcccacatgaaaaacacacctcaaacacaccattttagggctactagtcagaaaaagatataaataggcccttatctCATTTTGGAAAAGTAGGAGGAGACACAAAAGGAGCAGCAACAGGGGAAGAGTCAG
This is a stretch of genomic DNA from Hevea brasiliensis isolate MT/VB/25A 57/8 chromosome 12, ASM3005281v1, whole genome shotgun sequence. It encodes these proteins:
- the LOC110646426 gene encoding uncharacterized protein LOC110646426 isoform X1, with product MQDPATKSPETNHLHFSNHTTSRISDSYKGHGTTNYGFRAQKTAQNYANYQKRNSLPGFGAERKFTDDEDSGICSPPLWRTSPPRSPQHRQNHYRSLSPSSRAQEVARGQKELMEMVSRMPEGCFELSLRDIVEKRSMVDQTIEKRSMVDQTKEENFSKERSINGEDFNAREKAEKKKNDKRRQVNRSESIDNGGFLLKMVFPISWSSRKKKKKKNNNLAMNNSTRDGTVSPKPLLLDGSAKVVENEWWKQKFLETGETENGGFSGNSGSSKSGDSSSRSSSRNSSTRWFGAWVGQGTAVPQSIRGRWLARNPYRSFHSRPKDAAHQQIPLLDSQKCRDLVRGVWPTIFF
- the LOC110646426 gene encoding uncharacterized protein LOC110646426 isoform X2; protein product: MQDPATKSPETNHLHFSNHTTSRISDSYKGHGTTNYGFRAQKTAQNYANYQKRNSLPGFGAERKFTDDEDSGICSPPLWRTSPPRSPQHRQNHYRSLSPSSRAQEVARGQKELMEMVSRMPEGCFELSLRDIVEKRSMVDQTIEKRSMVDQTKEENFSKERSINGEDFNAREKAEKKKNDKRRQVNRSESIDNGGFLLKMVFPISWSSRKKKKKKNNNLAMNNSTRDGTVSPKPLLLDGSAKVVENEWWKQKFLETGETENGGFSGNSGSSKSGDSSSRSSSRNSSTRHGRDRCWSFFFRKRGRKE